Sequence from the Ascaphus truei isolate aAscTru1 chromosome 3, aAscTru1.hap1, whole genome shotgun sequence genome:
cccccctcctgtccactgtccctctccccccctcctgtccactgtccctctccccccctcctgtccactgtccctctctccccccctcctgtccactgtccctctctccccccctcctgtccactgtccctctcccccccgcctgtccactgttcctctccccccctcctgtccactgtccctcccccccctcctgtccactgtccctcccccccctcctgtccactgtccctctcccccccacccctcctgtccactgttcctctcccccctcctgtccactgtccctcccccccctcctgtccactgtcccgccccctcctgtccactgtcccgccccccctcctgtccactgtcccgccccccctcctgtccactgtcccgccccccccctcctgtccactgtcccgccccccttcctgtccactgtcccgccccccctcctgtccactgtcccaccccccctcctgtccactgtcccgcccccccctcctgtccactgtcccgtccccccctcctgtccactgtcccgaccccctcctgtccactgtcccgccccaccctcctgtccactgtcccgcccccccctccaggccactgtcccgcccccccctccaggccactgtccctctccccccctcctgtccactgtccctctcccccccacctcctgtccactgtccctctccccccccctcctgtccactgtccctctccccccctcctgtccactgtccctctcccccccctcctgtccactgtccctctccccccccctcctgtccactgtccctctccccccctcctgtccactgtccctctccccccctcctgtccactgtccctctccccccctcctgtccactgtccctctctccccccctcctgtccactgtccctctctccccccctcctgtccactgtccctctcccccccgcctgtccactgttcctctccccccctcctgtccactgtccctcccccccctcctgtccactgtccctcccccccctcctgtccactgtccctctcccccccacccctcctgtccactgttcctctccccccctcctgtccactgtccctcccccccctcctgtccactgtcccgccccctcctgtccactgtcccgccccccctcctgtccactgtcccgccccccctcctgtccactgtcccgccccccccctcctgtccactgtcccgccccccttcctgtccactgtcccgccccccctcctgtccactgtcccaccccccctcctgtccactgtcccgcccccccctcctgtccactgtcccgtccccccctcctgtccactgtcccgaccccctcctgtccactgtcccgccccaccctcctgtccactgtcccgcccccccctccaggccactgtcccgcccccccctccaggccactgtcccgcccccccctccaggccactgtcccgcccccccctccaggccactgtcccgcccccccctccaggccactgtcccgccccccccctccaggccactgtcccgccccccccctcctgtccactgtcccgccccccctcctgtccactgtcccgtcccccctcctgtccactgtcccgcccccccctcctgtccactgtcccgcccccccctccactgtccagccccctcctcctgtccactgtcccgccccccctcctgttcactgtccctctcaccccccctcctgtccctctcccccccctcctgtccactgtccctctcccccccctcctgtccactgtccctctcccccctcctgttcactgtccctctccccccctcctgtccactgtccctctccccccctcctgtccactgtccctctcccccccctcctgtccactgtccctctccccccctcctgtccactgtccctctccccccctcctgtccactgtccctctcccccccacctcctgtccactgtccctctccccccccctcctgtccactgtccctctccccccctcctgtccactgtccctctcccccccctcctgtccactgtccctctccccacccctcctgtccactgtccctctccccccctcctgtccactgtccctctccccccctcctgtccactgtccctctccccccctcctgtccactgtccctctctccccccctcctgtccactgtccctctctccccccctcctgtccactgtccctctcccccccgcctgtccactgttcctctccccccctcctgtccactgtccctcccccccctcctgtccactgtccctcccccccctcctgtccactgtccctctcccccccacccctcctgtccactgttcctctccccccctcctgtccactgtccctcccccccctcctgtccactgtccctctcccccccacccctcctgtccactgtccctctcccccccccctcctgtccactgtccctctcccccccccccctcctgtccactgtccctctccccccccccctcctgtccactgtccctctccccccccccctcctgtccactgtccctctccccccccccctcctgtccactgtccctctctccctttggggggtgggagagggggagcacagaaataggggggagaggagcaggaaatttaactcacgggcaacaccgggtctctcagctagttaaaaATATGAATGATTATCATatcaaaatgttattttttttacatccGTTAAACTCCCTGAatattttgtaaatcagtattgagACAGAGGAGTAAAGTCTtgtcctataaaaaaaaaaaagttcacatAGTATTTaaatactcatttattctgcactatcgcaactggactaacacggataTTTGTTCTAAATTAATAATATTTGTCTGTGTGTAATAATAATCTACCCAAACACCTTTCATGATGACATTCACAGATAAGGGCCCATAGTTACCATCTATCTGTGCATACTCCATACGACACCTAGGTTTTTATTAACTAGAGCAACCGCTTTGGATTCTCTTTCAAGCGAGAACTAATTGGATCTATATGATTACTTTAATGCATCCTTTCGGGTGAGAGAAATAACGAGCAGCACTATGTGCCGCGCACATCACACACTGAGCAGGTGGGCGGAGCCAATCAACCAAATCTCTACCGGAATGGGGATGCCTGCGAGACTTCCGGATTGTGTCATCACTTCCTCTCCGAGCCATTTGTTGAACGCCACTAGCACGTTGCTGGGTGGCCCCGGGCTTTAATCTGGCAGCATAAAATACGGAGACCCGCCTAACAGccacggagggggggagggtaagtCCCGGGTCACAACACAGCGCTCTGCACCTCGCTCCCCCTCGCCAGCCGCGGTATGGGAATCCCGGGCGTGGCCGTAACGTGGTGATCCCGCTCTCCAGTGTAACGGAGCTGTCCTGCTGCGGTGGGGGGGTAATAATGCGACACCGGCTGAGAGACCGCGCTGACACCTCCGCCTCCCCACCATCCCGCCGGCGCCTGGCTCACCCCACCCAGCGCCTCCGCCGCGCTGCTCGTGAGAGGAAAAGCGCGACCTCCACGCAAGGAGCGAGTTTGGGCCTAGCGCCGGCACGTTCTCCGGCGGACTCCGCCATGGACTCGGAATGTAGCTCCCCGGCCTCGCCGTGTGATGGGGTTTTCTTTTCGGCTACGGAGCTGGAAGAGCTGTTGGGTGTAGAGGAGGAAGAGGCTACAGACTGGTTTAAGGAAGGCGAACGGCTTGAGGGAGAGGACGCGCCATTAGCCGACCTCCTGCAGGAGCTGGTCGGTTGCGTAGATGTGGCGAACCCTCATAACGGCGTGTCGGCTGGCGTCAAACAGGCCGAAGCGCGGCCGGCAAACATGGCGGCGGCTGTCCCTGCGAGGGCCAACGGCTGTTACCCGGGTAACAAGAACGCCCTGGCTGCGCGCCTCAACCGCCTGCGGAAGAAGGAATACGTCAGCGGCCTCGAGACCCGCGTCACGCGGCTCGCCAACGAGAACCACCAGCTGCTGCGCGAGCGCCAGGTGCTGGGCGCGCGGGTGCGCGAGCTGGAGGAGGAGGCGCGCTACCTGCGCGTGGTGCTGGCCAACGACAGCTCGCTCTCTCAGCTCCTCGGCCGCCTCACCGGACTGGGCGGGGTCAAGCTCTCTACGTCACTCTTCAGGGATCCGCCCACCGGCGGCGACCATGACTACGCTCTGCCCGGGCTCCGCGAGCCGCCAGGACCGGAAGTGACGGGGGAAGAAGGGGTGTCCCCGGGAGGGGTGTGCCTGCACGTGGACCAGGAGAAGGTGTCGGTGGAGTTCTGTGCGTCATGCGCCAGGAATGCGTCATCTGCTGCCAAAATGTAGGGTCAAGTACCTGCTCTTACTTAGTGTGTTGGACATCTTCAGTCACAGGACAGATCAGACACTATAATCCAGACTAATgctgatgtgtgttgtagttatgTGCTGCTGGGCAGGCAGTGAATTGTTATGAACTTTGGTACATGCCTATcagtcctctccatgtgtcctACTTAGTCTGGGACGCCATGGCGCCCAAAGTATTCTTTTGATTTGTGGTTTCGCTGCTCTTCAAAACTAATAGATGAGCTGTGAATCAGAGAATGCttgaggctgcgcttatagtgccggcgacagcgacgtcgcttaAATTGAAGccattgcgtgcgcttatagtaggagcgatgcGATGGagtggtcgcaatcgctggaattcacataaatttgatttttccagcgaacGCTGCGTGATgttgccggcactgtaagcgtagccttagaGTGGGAACTACACGCCATGTATATCCCAGGCTTGTCTGATACTGTGGGGTATGAAATAAGTAATGGGTGGTATAATATCGCCATCTGAACTTGATCCTTTCATACCCAATGTGGTCGAGTCAGTCTGTTTAGGCAGGGGGTGGAGGCTATGGGAGGTGGACTATGGCTTGAGCCATGAGGTTTTGCAGCACCTTTGGCTTTAACCCATTCGGTGTCGGAGCTGCCTGCATTACGTTAACAGTCCGTTCTGGTACTGAAAAGGTTAAACGCATGCAATGAAGACTGTATCTGCATCCATTATACATTACTAGTAAACCTCTCTTGACAGTTTCTCTTTTAGGTGATTTCTCGCCTTGCTCCGTTGTAGGAGTTAAAGAGCAGTCGTTTCCGCCTCACGACCTGGTAAGGATCCCTATAATTACCCTAATGCAGAACTAAGCTTTATAAAAGATAAGAAACTAGGGTACACATCTGTTCAGGAATAGTCTACTTTCTGCATGTAAGTGGCAGTGTAGCCATGTCCAACCTTTAGCAGAACTGCATATTTTAGCAGTTATTATTTTCAAAGAGTAATTATAGATGTACATTATTACTGCACTTGGATAACAAGCAGTACAATCAATCAGTGGTAGTTTGGTCAACAATGTTGAATGATGAAAGAGCTTGGTGTCCCATATTCTGGGACATATGCAGAGAGGTTACCCACTGTAATAACTGCTTTTCAGTTAAATACATTTGCTAGCAAATGCCTTCAAACATGATTTCTCAGAGTTAGGAAAGAAATGGAGTACATTTATCTTTAGTATGTTAGTACCATGCAAAAATCCACTTGCAATGGTTTCTGTATACAGTATTCAATTTTCCGACATGTTATAAGCTTGACAGACAGATTAAACTGTTCATGTTAGGGTGTGTAATTATCTGTAAAGTGAGATTTCACAAAGAATTCAAATTGGATACCAAATACGGGTATAGTGTACAAAGTACAGTGACTCTTTAGGTCATAGCTCATAAGTTTAACACCGGACCTTCAATCTTTTCACCTCCTAATGAGGTAGTGATGctttatataaatacatttttggacatattcgTGATTGTAAGTCACTTACAAGAGGTCACCCAAGTGTTTGACCTGCATCAAGGCGTAAATGCAGCTTTTAAGAAGCAGTTATATGTGGCATGCATTACAGCAACCATCCACACACAAAAAACCCAACATTTCTTTAAGAGATCTCTTGCACTTCCCAActatagttttttattttttaaaatattaagCAGAGGGGTAAGAATGGAGCTCTTCCCAGAGCCCATTGCAGTCTCACCTCAGAAGCTAGGTATTATAGTCATGATTTTTAacctccctttttttcttttttaaacttTACATGCTTGGAGCATTATATTAACACAAGTATGCGCTTTTGTTGGGGGTTTGCTGCTTTCAGTGCCTGTTTCACACACTCATAAAATCTGGTTTGAGCTTGTGTGCCTTGTACATAAGAGTATTTCATTTGAGATACTTTGGATATGAAGGGCCTGCAATACAAAAATTCTGATGTACGAGACGTGTGAAGCTGTAATCTTATCGGCGACCCACATACAAAAACCACCCCTTCCAAACTGCATCACTGGGCTATGGAGCCTTAACAAATGGCCTCATTCTTTGTGAAATCTCGCTTCTCCCCAATGACTATGTATATTTAGCATCCTTATTTTTCTTTATGCTAAAGTGGATTCAGCTGTATGGGACAGAAGACACGGGACCAGCTGCTGACCCACATGTCCTGCTTTGTTTAAAAAGGTAGTATGGAGGAAACAGAGGTAATATCAGGgtatatctttttttcttttcttttgtactgtgtgtatgtattgtgaaaTGGGAAGGGCTGAGCATGCAGTTACCCGATGGAGTAGTTCACACCTAGTAGACAATGTCTGCTGTGTAGGTCTGGAGTCTAAAAGCAAAACATTCAGTGTTTGGGAAGTGCACAAAATCTGTCTTTTTGTATATTGGAGGTACGTAGTgtggggagttaacccctttctGTATGGGACAAACTTCATACACTTTGATGCAAAAAAAATCATCATGTTTTGTTTTCACTTTCTCCCATTAAGGGGAGAAGGGCTGAATTGTAAAGCGTTTTATTAGTCtgcgtttattttttttacgcCAGTTTTCAATGACACTACAGAATCTCTTCCATGGTTACATCATGTCATGAACAGTTCCTGCCCTTTTGAATGAGAAAATGCAGTCTGTATAGAGTATAGACGGTCACACCAAAATACTCCAGTGTAGTGTAACTCAGTCATAATACATATCACGATTTAAGTTCACGGAAAGTGGCCTAAGCAAAAGGTGTATGTCAGAAACTCCATAGACTCTTTAATTGTGTTTAATATAGTGTTTGTGTTTTAGGGTGTGGAGATGTAGAAACAAGAGGTCTGTGTTGTCACTCTGTGACTGCGCTTTATCAAGTATCATCTTTACAGAACACTTGTAATGAAAATTTAGAAAAACTGAACCATTTAAATGTTTCATGGATGTCACAAACTTTGCCTTTCCACATTCTATAACATTTAGTCAACATACTAGAGCCTGAGTTACTTACAAGTATATACTTTTCTTCTGGGGCTGTCCAAATGCAATTATAACTTCTATATGTCAGTAATGTAAATTGTCCCTGTGCAATTGTTTGATTTGCCAGTCACGTGTTGCCTGCAGCATACCTCTTTCCTTATTAAAAGAAAGGTTCAAGATGAATGTGTAAATATTTATAGTAAAAATTCCAGAACTCCTGCAGATTGCTATTCCAGTTCTGAAGAGGAGTGAGCGTAGGAGTTTCACACACATCCTTGCCTCAGTCAGCGCTGCTTTAGATGAATGTATTGACATATAAGTGGCAAATTGAAGTGTTATAGATGCAAACAGATAAAAACAAAGTGCCCACCTTCTTATCCaagtgtgtatttgtatgtacacattttttttttttttcctaattTTATATAATTTTGCACACTCTCTTCTGTGTGAACTGACGATCCAACACGAGTGAATTGCTTTTGGAATGAAGTCCCACACAGtagtaaactttttttttttaaatatgtattcgAGTTGTTCTTAAGGACTTATGTTGACATGAATCCattcaatatttttatttgatgcTTCTGTTTCCCTCAGGATTGTGTTAATCAGGTGTTACTTTGTGGTTTTAGGACTGTGGGTGTATGTAATGATTTAATCACATTACCAATATATAATGGAGAATATGAAATACAAATGTTAATATTTTTCTTTCTGTACCAAATACACACATGCCTTGAAGTGATCCATCTTAAAATACTTGAATTTTTTGTAAAATGTTTCTGTAAATAGCTTGGGAGAATACAACATTGGAATAAAACAAGAATGACCAATCTGCCATTTATGAACTGAGAATTCTTCACAACAGCTGCTTCGACTGGGAGTTTGAAAGAGTCCATTTTGGGGGCTTTTATCTTCACTATACTTTTAATGAAAATTTACAGCATAGCACTAACCAATCACCTCATACACATTACAGAGAGATGCTGGTTATAACAGATGccatatttatttttagaatGGATTGGTGCTTATCGGATTATCCGAGTGCTGCAGCCCTTCtgtacaaatgtattttttttttttttgtgcgtgTGGAAGAGGTTGGAAAAAGAAATCTCTTGCTTGAAATTGAGTATACATGGAACGAATGTTGATCCACAGGTAAATCTGATGGCCATTATTTGGTGTCGGGAAGCAATTTATTTTTCCATGTATGAGAcctcattggatgatgtttcactggggttttccatttgccttcctctggatcaagatactgtaaatacatatataggataagtatgtcatctaaatttagcataggtttgactcccccccccccaaacatcaTCTGCTATGTAACATCCTTGGAATATCATGAAATGCCCGTTaatattttatttgcattttaTCTCGGCTTTTGAGAGGCTGTGAGGGAGGGACAGAATTCCGATTGCATTTAGGTCCTTCTGTGTGAATTGGTGTATGAAGATAGTGTGCAGCTTTGCCATCACAATCTTATTTTCTCTTGCTGCAAATAGGGGTCTCAATTATTTCCTTGGTACAAATAAAGTCATATCGGTAATCTAAGGGATGCAGTCTGAATAGTTGATAGTCCGCACAGTGCTGCAAACTAACCTTCTCTCCTTTTTTCCTAAACCAGCTCAACGCTGCCCACCATCAGTCCACATCTTGTAGATGGAGAGGTGGTAACAATAGAGTGTTGGGAGTATACGAGAAATGCATTTCATGTACATTTTCTTTTCCACATTTTACAGAGAAACCAACAGTGCTCCAAATGCACCTTTTAGGCtacattttaaatgttttagtAAATGTATAATAGTTGCATTTAATTTGCACGGTTGCCCCAAATATAGGTCCTATTTCATGTACCTTACTAAAGCTGTTAATCATATTTCATACCTTGCCTTCACTCTCAAAATATAATTTACCTCATGCAGTGCAGGTAATACTAGCTGAGCAGAAAGAGATCCTTTATTTGAAAGCGGCAGCTCCGAATAGATCCATTTTAAAATCTGAGCTCATCCATGGCCACCGGACATGGAGAGCACACTCCAATACTTGTTGCCTCCCAGTTTAGATAAACATGGCCACTGTTTAACCAAGAGAAACCTCTATTGGCCACCGGGCTGAACTCTGACCTGCCATTTTGTGTTGGTGGGTACATTCTGCTtactggggggcaggggggtgctGGACTTGAGGGGATGACAAGGTGACAGGTCACTACTATTGGAACACTGGTCCTAGGAGGCACTGCCCCTTTAGGGATGGCCTCCACACGCTTACATATGTACAACCCTAACCTTCGGCGTTAATTGTCTGTATGAACAGAAAGGAACCTAAAACTACTGTTAATCCTTGCAGAGTAATTAAAAGGTGAGATGGCAATAAAGGAACATTACAACAAaattatacatatttttaaataagtgaaacagggaccccctacttcctgtgGTATTGCTAAATCTGCCACATCATGCAGGCAAATAGAAAGCTGGAAGTAACATTGCAGTTTCCTACTGGCACCCGTACTGTGCCACATTTAAACCTCCATATTCTTTACCCAGCCGGGTATGCTGCCAGCAGCATCTATGGAGGTATGCATCTTGAGATGTAGGGGTAACAGGAGTTGACAGTAACGCTGAACAACTCTGCTTACCACCTCGACTAAATAAACAAAACACCCAAGGTGAAATCAgtttttaaatgtgtttggtTCAGTCTATTTTGAGCACAATTTCAACATAATTCTCTACTGTTAAAGCCTGCCTTTTACAAGCATCGCACAAAATGTTCTGTGCCCTTATGACATTGCATGATGGAAAGGTTCATCACAAAACTAAATGTTCTTTTCTGTCAGAAAATAGTTATGTATTTATGCAAACACCAGGAAGTTGAGTAGATTTCGTGactagagcagtggttttcacCCTTTTTTCTCTTGGGATACCCCTAACCACACTGCTAAGGCACCCCTAcaacaggacagggtcacagaaaacAGGACAGACCGTCACAGGAGACTGACAGAGGGGTCAGGATAGAGACACAGCCTCTGCTGCTACTGCCTCTGCTTGGCCACACACCACAGGCACCTGACGACACCTGCTGCTTggtaatgcagtcaatcaggatagaggaaacttCCCTGCTCTGTGAGATTGGGGAAATCCCATGGCACCCATTTAATCCTCCCACAGAACCCTGGTTGGAAACACTTGACCAGAGGCACATAGGGTGCAGGTAAATTGTACCTTTTATTGAAGACTTCAgaatgtttaaaatggtttttttTGGTGGGTAGATTTATTTAAGGTTCtaaacatttttggtgcaatTCACAAGATAATGCTAAATGAATTTTCCCTTAACGTTTTGCAGGAAATGTACTGAACCTtgtcagaaaaaaaagaaaagattttAAGACTTAATGTGGAAGATCCTCGATATCTGTGTCAGCTGTAGGCAGTTGAAGCATTTTCAAATATATTGAATAATGTCTAGAACTGATGTAAACACCAAACATAGCCTGAAGAATCAAAACAAAGCTCATCTTTTTTAGAATTGGCTTTGAAACGGTTGACCAGAACCGCAGAATATTTCCTCTCTCAGGCAAAGGTGCTGTGCTGTATCTGAAAAGATGAAAAATATAATTAGTCTCCTTTTTAGAGTAACTTCTGTACAGGAGGAAAGCGTAAAAGGTGTTACGTGGAACCAAGAAATGGACAGAACAGTCAGTGACCTAGGGAAAGATAACATTAACTTTTTATATTTGTAGGTATTGCCAACATGACTGTTCAACAGATCTTAATTAACCTGAAGATCTGTGGAAAATCGTGACTTTAAGAACCAGGACTTAACTAAAATCCCATGAGGACCTTTGAGTTGAGATTGGTCTGTTAAGTAAAAAAACGGTGGCGCATATTTACTAATGTTCTTCCATAAGTACCATCTAACCCAGGGTTCTCAagaccagtcctcaagaccagtggctcagtcgaagagcctgcttcagcaaaggtggctgtGAAAGAcaactgcctgtgctgaagcagggatatcctgaaacacggaggggggatggggaagggtcttgaggacaggagttgagaaccCGTAATCCAGCCCATTTACTTTAATGAGCCATAAAGGGTCTAGATTCTGACACCGTAAGCATTTTATTGAACATTCAGTTAGGAGTTATACTATTTGGCATGGgccatacagtacatatgtattttaaatgttaaGGTGACATTTTAGCGTTTAATGTTGGTGCTTCATCCTATTGACCATATTGCTGGCGTCTTATTAATTACCCAACCTAGGGAATGCATACATAAAAATAGAAATTAAAAAAACGCTTGCCGATACGGTACCAAGGGTGAGATTTTAGAAAAGCAGCAATTCTACTTCCTATTACCCACTACATCTCAGCTCAGACAAGTGTCATTATGTCTGCGGTTCTTATGTAGGACACCACCATGGGCGAGAATGAATTTACAACTCTGCCTCAATCACGGTGTGAATAGAAATCTTGATTCCTCTGAAGCATGCAAATAATTACTCTTATTTGCATATTGTGCTAAATTTAAAAAGCACTTGCCTACATTGTAGGTAATCACTTCTTTTTTTTGACTGGTGGGGAATCTGCAAACAGGCTCTTGCAGTCATGCTTTTCAACTTTTATCTGCACCTCATGGAGTTTTGAGGGAGTAAGTATAGATCTACCAAGTGGGCGTATGGGCGGTTTTCTGTTAAAAATCCTACTAGACGTCTGGATTTTGTGccaaaaatggcagcttgaaggTGTATAGAGTTACCCCATAAAGCTTTCTAGCTGCACATGGTGAGAAGTGCTGGTTCCTCATTCCACATGATCCTGCCACAAAGTGCCCAGCGGCTGGAATCAATTGGTCCTTTAATATCAGTGGCAACAGCTACCAGCAAAGAGAGAGGATGTGGGTCAAGTGATCTACCTGACCTGTACTTCCTACGCAAACAATAAAGTGCACAATGCTGAAGGGATTTGGTGGGTGATCAGGATCAAATGGAAAACTGAAAACTTCGGcacgtaaatggcagatgaggtttaatagatAAATGTAAAAGAATCAggtaacttacaaattaaatggggatacagtAGGAGAATTCTtagatggagaaggatttaggagtgcttagtAATAGTGCcgaaagtcatgcagtagctgcagaggccaataagatcttatcttacattaaacgggcaatggatggaagggtagtaaacataattatgttcctttataaagcattagtaagaccgcaccttgaatatagagtacaattttgggcaccccccatagaaaatacattcgggagtagagagagtgcagagaagagtcaccaaattaagaAAGggaatggataatctgatttatgaggagaggctagctaaagtaGATTtctttatattagaaaagaggttTTATCTTTGAGGACTTTGCAAGCTCTATTTGCAGTTCAATTAGAGAAAATGCCTATTAGGTGTTGTATAGGTGGTATTTAACACTGGAAAAAATCTCGGATGTTCACAGGGTGTCTTCCACCTGCCCTAAAGGGTGTGGTCATAGACCCACTATGTTACACATGTGGTCTTCCTCCATAGTAAAGACCACGTGGGAAAACCCCCACAAATTTGTGCAGCGTCCTGGGATTTCCCTCGACATGGTCATATCTTAAAATAGACCATTGAAGGTTGTAGATAGGAGCTCCAACAAACTGATCTCATTATGACGGTGGCGAGATGTTCGCTCGCGGCCTCCTGGTTGGGGGTGGACATGCCAACCCTAGCCCAGATCAAACAAAGAACTTGGTTTTCCCTCAAAATTGCAAAATTAACTGCTATATTCACAGATACATGTCCCAAATTCCAGTGTGGCAACCTGACTGATATGATAGCCTCCACCCAAGGGGGCATCCTCCTCTTACAAGGACCTCCATTTTGTTTAGTGACCAAAGGGGATCGGTTGGTCGGTATCTTCCACCTCGGTTGGGGTCAAGTGTATTATTGGGATTGTACTAACTTTATATATTTTGAAGAGTATTTGATGTATGTTGTTTTCCCTTACGGACTCCTATTCAATTACATCAGTTCTACTTAGATTTTTTAGAAATAAAATTGCGTTACCCAAATATTCCTGATCACATCATTTTGAAATTGTCCTGAACTGTTCTGTTTTGGAGAACAAACATCCTTACCGTGGACTCTTAAAAGCAGCAATTGATTGTCTTATGAGTATGACCCTATTGCTGCAGCATGGGAAT
This genomic interval carries:
- the CREBZF gene encoding CREB/ATF bZIP transcription factor, which gives rise to MRHRLRDRADTSASPPSRRRLAHPTQRLRRAARERKSATSTQGASLGLAPARSPADSAMDSECSSPASPCDGVFFSATELEELLGVEEEEATDWFKEGERLEGEDAPLADLLQELVGCVDVANPHNGVSAGVKQAEARPANMAAAVPARANGCYPGNKNALAARLNRLRKKEYVSGLETRVTRLANENHQLLRERQVLGARVRELEEEARYLRVVLANDSSLSQLLGRLTGLGGVKLSTSLFRDPPTGGDHDYALPGLREPPGPEVTGEEGVSPGGVCLHVDQEKVSVEFCASCARNASSAAKIFSFR